The following proteins are encoded in a genomic region of Sparus aurata chromosome 11, fSpaAur1.1, whole genome shotgun sequence:
- the LOC115591708 gene encoding LOW QUALITY PROTEIN: lens fiber membrane intrinsic protein (The sequence of the model RefSeq protein was modified relative to this genomic sequence to represent the inferred CDS: substituted 1 base at 1 genomic stop codon), protein MLHSIIPSFVRRTMRARGAGLKKDRHTAIASDPGETRAKPELLNVXDDSASPSFSRMLNTLAGGGTLCGVAALVLLIVSTATDFWMQYRYSGSSANQGLWRFCINHKCHAHTITVAFWDATRAFMLLAVLSCFAGVVLGLSAFTNGTKNRRVRTGGIALVLSGFLALLALAIYTGVTVTFFGKRFLDWRFSWSYIIGWVAIILAFAAGVFQLCAYQRTTAEPAPSNNTDS, encoded by the exons ATGCTGCACTCGATCATTCCCTCTTTTGTGAGGCGGACAATGAGAGCCAGGGGTGCAGGGCTTAAAAAGGATAGGCACACTGCTATAGCCAGCGACCCTGGAGAGACACGAGCCAAACCAGAg TTGCTGAATGTTTAGGACGACAGCGCTTCGCCCAGCTTCTCCAGGATGCTGAACACTTTGGCGGGAGGAGGCACGCTCTGCGGCGTGGCTGCCCTCGTGCTTCTCATCGTTTCTACAGCAACAGACTTCTGGATGCAGTATCGATACTCGGGCAGCTCCGCCAATCAAGGGCTTTGGAGGTTCTGCATCAACCACAAATGCCACGCTCACACCATAACTGTGG CCTTCTGGGATGCCACACGGGCCTTTATGCTGCTGGCGGTGCTGAGCTGCTTCGCCGGCGTGGTGCTCGGCCTGAGTGCCTTCACTAATGGCACAAAGAACAGGAGGGTCCGCACGGGTGGCATCGCCCTGGTCCTgtcag GTTTTCTTGCTCTGCTGGCGTTAGCAATTTACACCGGAGTGACTGTCACCTTCTTTGGCAAACGCTTCTTGGACTGGCGTTTTTCCTGGTCCTACATCATCGGCTGGGTCGCCATCATTTTGGCTTTTGCAGCAG GTGTATTTCAGCTCTGTGCTTACCAGAGGACCACTGCAGAACCTGCTCCTTCAAATAACACGGACAGCTGA
- the LOC115591811 gene encoding WD repeat-containing protein 47-like, giving the protein MTADETISLKEAEVIKLMLDFLNSRKLHISMLALEKESGVINGLYSDDMLFLRQLILDGQWEEVMQFIQPLEGMEKFDKKRFRYIVLKQKFLEALCVNNAMSAAEDPQNLELTMQEAVKCLHSLEKYCPTKDDYSKLCLLLTLPRLTHHAEFKDWNPSTARVHCFEEACAMVAEFIPADRKLSEAGFRASGNRLFQLLIKGILYECCVEFCQSKATGEEITEGEVLLGVDLLCGNGCDELDLSLLSWLQNLSPGAFSCAFQQKTLNIHVDRLVKPSKAGHADLLTPLINRLSPCPASPFRQRPHSADTYMSRSLNPALDGLSHGLANQDKRGMEANMKTALSRSLVENNVHQQDDSPERKHPQGLDGPKTTRTPLTPGKDGGPPCSTETNERLDSSEQIQEYYRQRQRVQQHLEQKKQQRQLYQQMLLEGGVKPQDGAQNNLTETFLSRSIQKLEEMNVGIDHRGDEVMTQHFGQQWNGQTGNNSTSSPRTTDTRHTPDTGPPRDKLGGVVSSTPLKNGGRGLPSLGESPVPARQSAEKIRGSCPTVQDDSGCSATRNSQEPGKSKTQFVKVNQLEDTQAVRAVAFHPSGALYAVGSNSKTLRVCAYPETLTPGGSGAVKQPAVRFRRNKHHKGSIYCVAWSHCGQLLATGSNDKYVKVLPFNADSCNATGPDLEFSMHDGTIRDLAFMEGPESGGSILISAGAGDCNIYTTDCQRGQGLHALSGHTGHILTLYTWGGWMIASGSQDKTVRFWDLRVPSCVRVVGTTLHGSGSAVASVAVDPSGRLLATGQEDSTCMLYDIRGGRIVQTYRPHGSDIRSVRFSPGAHHLLTGSYDNKIIISDLQGDLTKPLPQTVAGEHLDKVIQCRWHPLDRTFLSSSADRTVTLWAPGP; this is encoded by the exons ATGACAGCAGACGAGACCATAAGCCTCAAGGAGGCGGAGGTGATCAAGCTGATGCTGGACTTCCTGAACTCCAGGAAGCTGCACATCAGCATGCTGGCTTTAGAGAAGGAGAGCGGCGTCATCAATGGACTCTACTCTGATGACATGCTCTTTCTCAG GCAGCTCATTCTGGACGGCCAGTGGGAGGAGGTGATGCAGTTCATTCAACCTCTGGAAGGAATGGAGAAGTTTGACAAGAAAAG GTTCCGCTACATCGTTCTGAAGCAGAAGTTTCTGGAAGCTCTCTGTGTGAATAACGCCATGTCTGCTGCTGAAGACCCACAAAAC CTGGAGCTCACCATGCAGGAGGCAGTCAAGTGTCTCCACAGTCTGGAGAAGTACTGCCCGACCAAGGACGACTACAGCAAGCTGTGTCTGCTCCTCACCCTGCCTCGCCTCACCCACCACGCAGAATTCAAAGACTGGAACCCGAGCACAGCGCGCGTCCACTGCTTCGAGGAAGCCTGTGCTATGGTGGCTGAGTTCATCCCTGCGGACAGGAAGCTGAGCGAGGCGGGCTTCAGGGCGAGCGGGAACCGCCTCTTCCAGCTGCTCATCAAAGGGATCCTTTATGAGTGCTGTGTCGAGTTCTGTCAG agTAAAGCAACTGGTGAGGAGATCACAGAGGGTGAGGTGTTGCTCGGCGTGGATTTGCTCTGCGGGAATGGCTGTGATGAACTGGACTTGTCGCTGCTCTCCTGGCTGCAGAACCTCTCTCCAGGTGCCTTCTCCTGCGCCTTCCAGCAAAAGACCCTCAATATCCACGTGGACCGTCTGGTGAAGCCCAGCAAGGCCGGCCACGCCGACCTACTGACCCCGCTGATCAACCGCCTTTCCCCCTGCCCCGCCTCACCCTTCCGCCAGAGGCCTCATTCAGCAGACACCTACATGTCCAGATCCCTCAACCCGGCTTTGGACGGCCTATCCCACGGTCTGGCAAACCAGGATAAGAGAGGCATGGAGGCAAACATGAAGACTGCCCTCAGTCGGAGCCTGGTGGAGAACAATGTGCATCAGCAGGATGATTCACCTGAAAG AAAACACCCACAAGGGCTGGACGGACCCAAAACCACACGCACACCTCTGACCCCTGGAAAAGATGGAGGGCCCCCCTGCAGCACAGAAACCAATGAG CGTCTCGACTCCTCAGAGCAGATCCAGGAATATTACAGGCAGCGTCAGCGCGTGCAGCAGCATCTGGAGCAGAAGAAGCAACAGAGGCAGCTTTACCAGCAGATGCTGCTGGAGGGAGGGGTGAAGCCGCAGGACGGAGCCCAGAACAACCTCACTGAGACTTTCCTCAGCAG aTCCATTCAGAAGCTGGAGGAAATGAATGTGGGCATTGACCACAGAGGAGATGAGGTGATGACGCAACATTTTGGTCAGCAGTGGAACGGACAGACTGGGAACAACAGTACTTCTAGCCCAAGAACTACCGACACTCGCCACACCCCTGACACCGGGCCGCCTAGGGACAAGCTAGGTGGGGTGGTCAGCAGCACTCCTTTAAAGAATGGGGGCCGAGGCTTGCCCTCCCTCGGCGAGTCCCCTGTTCCTGCCCGTCAGAG TGCTGAGAAGATCAGAGGGTCTTGTCCCACAGTCCAAGATGATTCTGGATGCTCTGCAACACGTAACTCACAAGAG CCGGGGAAGTCCAAAACACAGTTTGTTAAGGTGAACCAGCTGGAGGACACACAGGCGGTGCGTGCAGTGGCCTTCCATCCCTCTGGAGCGCTCTATGCTGTCGGCTCCAACTCAAAAACCCTGAGAGTCTGTGCGTACCCCGAAACACTAACCCCCGG TGGCTCTGGTGCTGTAAAGCAGCCGGCGGTTCGCTTCAGAAGGAACAAACACCACAAGGGCTCAATCTACTGTGTAGCCTGGAGCCACTGTGGACAACTGTTGGCTACTGGCTCCAACGATAAATATGTCAAAGTCCTGCCTTTCAACGCAGACAGCTGCAATGCCACAG GCCCAGACCTGGAGTTCAGCATGCATGACGGTACCATCAGGGACTTGGCCTTCATGGAGGGCCCTGAGAGTGGAGGATCCATCTTGATCAGTGCCGGGGCTGGAGACTGTAACATCTACACAACGGACTGTCAGAGGGGACAGGGCCTTCACGCCCTGAGCGGACACACCG GTCACATTCTGACTCTGTACACGTGGGGAGGATGGATGATCGCCTCCGGCTCTCAGGACAAGACAGTCCGGTTCTGGGACCTGCGGGTTCCCAGCTGTGTCCGGGTGGTAGGCACAACTCTGCACGGCTCAG GAAGTGCAGTTGCCTCGGTGGCAGTGGATCCCAGCGGCCGCCTGCTGGCCACAGGTCAGGAGGACAGCACCTGCATGTTGTATGACATCCGAGGAGGCCGCATAGTCCAGACATATCGCCCACACGGCAGCGACATTCGCTCTGTGCGCTTCTCCCCTGGAGCCCATCATCTCCTCACCGGCTCGTATGATAACAAAATCATCATCAGTGACCTTCAAG GTGACCTGACGAAGCCACTCCCTCAGACAGTAGCAGGGGAGCACTTGGACAAAGTGATCCAGTGTAGGTGGCACCCGCTTGACCGGaccttcctctcttcctctgcagatcGAACTGTCACTCTCTGGGCCCCAGGCCCCTGA